A genomic window from Fusobacterium sp. JB019 includes:
- a CDS encoding D-alanyl-D-alanine carboxypeptidase family protein, with amino-acid sequence MKYYLLNILLVFLLNSNFILAKEILDKKNIEYKSYLLGDEKGNVFLGENIKEKMPLASLTKMMTLLVTFDFIESGKIKKEDLVIMDEESNSLGGSRIWIKTGTKISVKDLIKATAIHSANNAAYVLAKYVGHGDVNKFVGLMNEKAKKLGIGEELNYYTPTGLPPSMTGKNMDIGTSEGIYKLSKEALKCKEYIKIASQKKEKILKGQISFKNRNKLLGKEGIYGIKTGHHDAAGYNIAIASKNNNMNIIYVILGSPDEKTRDEKVETDISDFYNDFKHEVILRKDVPLAVIKIKKGTEQFLEVYPDKEVEKIYSKDKKVKIILKLDGEIHAPIEKMEKIGEFELFLDGKKINEGYIISRDRIIKKK; translated from the coding sequence ATGAAATATTACTTATTGAACATATTGTTAGTGTTTTTATTAAACTCGAATTTCATATTAGCTAAGGAAATTTTAGATAAAAAAAATATAGAGTATAAGTCTTATCTTTTAGGAGACGAAAAAGGAAATGTTTTTTTAGGTGAAAATATAAAAGAAAAAATGCCGCTAGCATCTTTAACAAAAATGATGACGCTTTTAGTAACTTTTGATTTTATAGAATCAGGAAAAATAAAAAAAGAAGATCTTGTTATAATGGATGAAGAATCAAATAGTTTAGGTGGGAGTAGGATTTGGATAAAAACAGGAACTAAAATAAGTGTAAAAGATTTGATAAAGGCAACAGCAATACATTCAGCAAATAATGCAGCATACGTTTTAGCTAAATACGTTGGGCATGGAGATGTAAATAAATTTGTTGGATTAATGAATGAAAAAGCAAAGAAATTAGGTATAGGTGAAGAATTGAATTATTATACTCCTACAGGATTACCACCAAGTATGACTGGTAAAAATATGGATATAGGAACTTCAGAGGGAATATATAAATTATCAAAAGAAGCCTTAAAATGTAAAGAATATATAAAAATTGCTTCCCAAAAAAAAGAAAAAATATTAAAGGGGCAAATAAGTTTCAAGAATAGAAATAAACTTTTGGGAAAAGAGGGCATTTATGGAATAAAAACAGGGCATCATGATGCTGCTGGTTATAATATAGCTATAGCAAGCAAGAATAATAACATGAATATTATTTATGTAATATTAGGGAGCCCCGATGAAAAAACAAGAGATGAAAAAGTAGAAACGGACATTTCAGATTTTTACAATGATTTTAAGCATGAAGTTATATTAAGAAAAGATGTTCCTTTAGCTGTAATTAAAATAAAAAAAGGAACAGAACAATTTTTAGAGGTATATCCAGATAAAGAAGTAGAAAAAATTTATTCAAAAGATAAAAAAGTAAAAATAATTTTAAAGTTAGATGGAGAAATACATGCTCCTATAGAAAAAATGGAAAAAATAGGGGAATTTGAATTATTTTTAGATGGAAAAAAAATAAATGAAGGTTATATAATTTCAAGGGATAGAATAATAAAAAAAAAATAA
- a CDS encoding Na+/H+ antiporter NhaC family protein has product MAQERRGWFIEILKLSPVVLLAVLMVVLGLDVLVAAPIATVYAAIVAFVTEKFSFQEIVDKAVDNVKEIQLVFFILMLAYAMAETFMASGVGASIIIMSLNFGLTAKTIAVTGIIVTSVLSVAIGTSWGTFAACAPVFLWLNHIVGGNVVLTTAAIAGGACFGDNIGLISDTTVVSSGIQKVEVIHRIKHQGVWSLGCLFLSIIAFYVASVVMGLPDTVGSANDAISQIPQEVWAALAEKRESAVILLNQVQEGVPLYMMLPLLLVLITAIKGLPTLLCLFSGIISALIFGLFAGTITSVPNFINLMYTGFEGAGSWVIVMMMWVAAFGGIMGSINAFEPLSRIAKNLSRNVRQLMFFNGVFSILGNAALSDEMAQIVTIGPIIRNLVDENVEGSEEALYKLKLRNATFSDALGVFGSQLIPWHVYIGFYVGIASVVYPLYSFTALDIIRYNFLAMIAVASILILTLTGLDRLIPLFGLPREPEVRLKK; this is encoded by the coding sequence ATGGCACAGGAAAGAAGAGGTTGGTTTATAGAAATACTAAAACTATCTCCAGTAGTTTTATTAGCGGTTTTAATGGTTGTATTAGGGTTAGATGTTTTGGTTGCAGCGCCGATAGCAACGGTTTATGCAGCGATTGTTGCGTTTGTTACGGAGAAATTTAGTTTTCAAGAAATTGTGGATAAAGCAGTAGATAATGTAAAAGAAATTCAGTTAGTGTTTTTTATATTAATGTTAGCTTACGCAATGGCAGAAACTTTTATGGCTTCGGGAGTTGGGGCTTCGATTATAATTATGTCTCTTAATTTTGGGCTAACAGCTAAAACAATTGCAGTAACAGGGATAATAGTAACTAGTGTTTTATCTGTTGCAATAGGTACATCTTGGGGAACGTTTGCAGCTTGTGCTCCAGTTTTTTTATGGTTAAATCATATTGTTGGAGGAAACGTAGTATTAACTACAGCAGCAATAGCAGGAGGAGCATGTTTTGGAGATAATATAGGGTTAATTTCAGATACGACAGTAGTAAGCTCAGGTATTCAAAAGGTAGAAGTTATTCATAGAATAAAACATCAAGGTGTTTGGTCTTTAGGGTGTTTATTTCTTAGTATAATTGCCTTTTATGTAGCATCAGTAGTGATGGGATTGCCGGATACAGTAGGAAGTGCAAATGATGCGATTAGTCAAATACCTCAAGAGGTTTGGGCAGCATTAGCTGAAAAAAGAGAGTCAGCAGTTATTTTATTAAATCAAGTACAAGAAGGAGTGCCTTTATATATGATGTTGCCGTTATTATTAGTTTTAATAACAGCAATAAAAGGGTTGCCTACTTTATTATGTTTGTTTTCTGGAATAATCTCTGCCTTGATATTTGGTCTTTTTGCAGGAACAATAACAAGTGTTCCTAACTTCATTAATCTTATGTATACTGGGTTCGAAGGTGCTGGTTCTTGGGTAATTGTGATGATGATGTGGGTAGCTGCATTTGGCGGAATAATGGGAAGCATAAATGCTTTTGAACCGTTATCGAGAATAGCTAAAAATCTTTCTAGAAATGTAAGACAACTAATGTTTTTTAACGGAGTTTTTTCTATTTTAGGAAATGCAGCTTTATCAGATGAAATGGCTCAAATAGTTACTATAGGACCAATTATTAGAAATCTTGTAGATGAAAATGTTGAGGGGTCTGAAGAAGCTTTATATAAATTAAAATTAAGAAATGCAACTTTTAGTGATGCTTTAGGAGTTTTTGGTTCTCAATTAATTCCATGGCATGTTTATATAGGGTTTTATGTAGGAATAGCTTCAGTTGTTTATCCATTGTATAGTTTTACAGCTTTAGATATAATAAGATATAATTTTTTAGCGATGATAGCTGTTGCCTCAATTTTAATACTGACTTTAACAGGGTTAGATAGATTAATTCCATTATTTGGATTGCCTAGAGAACCAGAAGTTAGATTAAAAAAATAA
- a CDS encoding RluA family pseudouridine synthase: MKTIIFSVDNFSEKKRIDTIIQKNIPGKSRNYIQFLIENNYVQVDSKTINKCSLKLKKNQKIQVNLPEEKIQKIKEEKILLDIVYEDKFIAVINKPPNMTVHPAQNNYSGTLVNALLYNFSSLSNLEDDPIRPGIVHRLDKNTSGLIIIAKTDLAHEKLVTMFKEKKIAKTYLAICKGTFKEKKFRLENLIGRDPKDRKRMAVVKKNGKLAISNFKVIDETTNFSLLKVNIETGRTHQIRVHLKYLNHPILGDDTYGTSSKLTSRQMLHAYVLRFYHPITNENITLKGNLPADFLKTLKNLKLEINDKNILGDNYE, translated from the coding sequence ATGAAAACTATAATTTTTAGTGTGGATAATTTTTCAGAAAAAAAAAGAATCGACACTATTATTCAAAAAAATATACCTGGAAAAAGCAGAAATTACATTCAATTTTTAATAGAAAATAACTATGTTCAGGTAGACAGTAAAACAATTAATAAATGTAGTTTAAAATTAAAAAAAAATCAAAAAATACAAGTTAATCTTCCTGAAGAAAAAATACAAAAAATAAAGGAAGAAAAAATTCTTTTAGATATTGTATACGAAGACAAGTTCATTGCTGTTATTAATAAACCTCCAAATATGACAGTTCATCCTGCGCAAAATAATTATAGCGGAACTCTCGTTAATGCTCTTCTTTACAACTTTAGTTCCTTATCTAATTTAGAAGATGATCCTATTAGACCCGGCATTGTTCATAGATTAGATAAAAATACCAGTGGACTTATAATTATTGCAAAAACAGATTTAGCTCATGAAAAATTAGTAACTATGTTTAAAGAAAAAAAAATTGCTAAAACATATCTTGCTATTTGCAAAGGAACTTTCAAAGAAAAAAAATTTAGATTAGAAAACTTAATCGGACGAGATCCAAAAGATAGAAAAAGGATGGCAGTAGTTAAAAAAAATGGAAAACTTGCAATTTCAAACTTTAAAGTAATTGACGAAACAACTAATTTTAGTTTACTCAAAGTTAATATTGAAACTGGTAGAACTCATCAAATAAGAGTTCATTTAAAATATTTAAATCACCCTATTTTAGGAGATGATACTTATGGTACCTCATCAAAATTAACATCACGTCAAATGCTACATGCTTACGTTTTAAGATTTTACCATCCTATAACAAATGAAAATATAACTCTTAAAGGCAATTTGCCCGCAGATTTTTTAAAAACTTTAAAAAACCTAAAGCTTGAAATAAATGATAAAAATATTTTAGGAGATAATTATGAATAA
- a CDS encoding ribonuclease HII, whose translation MNNLYTFDLEQGNIIGVDEAGRGPLAGPVVAAAVKIKEHHDFFNDINDSKKLSEKKRELLFDKIITNCEVGIGIATVEEIDKYNILNATFIAMNRALEDITKNNFSYDKVIVDGNKLIKNFLGKQEFLIKGDSKSLSIAAASIIAKVSRDNIMKKFANYYPEYYFEKHKGYGTKLHREILLQKGPLPIHRKTFLKKILGPHKS comes from the coding sequence ATGAATAATTTATACACTTTTGATTTAGAACAAGGAAATATTATCGGCGTCGATGAAGCCGGAAGAGGTCCTTTAGCAGGACCCGTTGTTGCTGCCGCTGTAAAAATAAAAGAACACCATGATTTTTTCAACGATATCAATGATTCTAAAAAATTAAGCGAAAAAAAAAGAGAGCTTCTTTTTGACAAAATAATAACTAACTGTGAGGTAGGAATAGGTATCGCTACTGTAGAAGAAATAGATAAATATAATATTTTAAACGCTACTTTTATCGCTATGAATAGAGCTCTAGAAGATATAACTAAAAATAATTTTTCTTACGATAAAGTAATCGTCGATGGAAATAAATTAATTAAAAATTTCCTTGGAAAACAAGAATTTTTAATTAAAGGAGATTCTAAATCTCTCTCAATTGCAGCAGCCTCTATAATAGCCAAAGTATCCCGAGATAATATCATGAAAAAGTTTGCAAACTATTATCCTGAATATTATTTTGAAAAACATAAAGGTTATGGTACCAAATTACATCGGGAAATTTTACTACAAAAAGGTCCTTTACCAATTCACAGAAAAACTTTTTTAAAAAAAATTTTAGGACCTCACAAATCATAA
- a CDS encoding YraN family protein: MYFKNNREQGYYFEKIASEIITSKGYKIIDKNYYTRYGEIDLIAKNKNLIIFVEVKQRSSNNFGFGENSIDYKKRRRIFLSAKQFLYKNNLFDFSIRFDAIIFYKKNNYSYKWLKNIIWGDEFGF; the protein is encoded by the coding sequence ATGTACTTTAAAAATAACCGAGAACAAGGTTATTATTTTGAAAAAATAGCTTCTGAAATTATAACCTCTAAAGGTTATAAAATCATAGATAAAAACTATTATACTAGATATGGAGAAATTGATCTAATCGCCAAAAATAAAAATTTAATTATTTTTGTAGAGGTTAAGCAAAGATCTTCAAATAACTTTGGATTTGGAGAAAACTCTATTGATTACAAAAAAAGAAGAAGAATTTTTTTATCCGCTAAACAATTTTTATATAAAAACAATTTATTTGATTTTAGCATTCGTTTTGATGCAATTATTTTTTATAAAAAAAATAACTACTCTTATAAATGGTTAAAAAATATAATATGGGGTGATGAATTTGGATTTTAA
- a CDS encoding zinc ribbon domain-containing protein gives MNLDFKCVKCGNEDYFVETIVLPEKNYKLKLDIGTYYLKICSNCGYTEIYSAKILNKSKENILNVNPQKNTAN, from the coding sequence ATGAATTTGGATTTTAAATGTGTAAAATGTGGAAACGAGGATTATTTTGTAGAAACTATAGTTTTGCCAGAAAAAAATTATAAATTAAAATTAGATATTGGAACTTATTATTTAAAAATATGCTCTAACTGTGGCTATACTGAAATTTATTCAGCTAAAATATTGAACAAATCAAAGGAAAACATTTTAAATGTCAATCCTCAAAAAAATACAGCCAATTAA
- a CDS encoding phosphoribosyltransferase family protein, translated as MSILKKIQPIKTFIFSNKCCICNEILNKNSFYICSSCRKDLIKKIHLRNFKNVYFLLDYNPNVKLLIKNYKFYNKKYIGLLIASLIKKDLYQIIKLNHINLIIPVPISKEKYRSRGFNQVNYILDLLNIKYKKIIRNKNTYPMSLLKSNNARHLNIKSSFSIPFNISNKNILIIDDIITTGNTVKEIKKEILKKGKPNSIFIFSIAAAKSFHKNISSI; from the coding sequence ATGTCAATCCTCAAAAAAATACAGCCAATTAAAACATTTATTTTTTCAAATAAATGCTGTATTTGCAATGAAATTTTAAATAAAAATTCCTTTTATATCTGCTCAAGTTGCAGAAAAGATCTAATTAAAAAGATCCATCTGAGAAATTTTAAAAATGTTTATTTTTTATTAGATTATAATCCTAATGTTAAACTTCTCATAAAGAATTATAAATTCTATAACAAAAAATATATTGGCCTTTTAATAGCTTCTCTAATAAAAAAAGATCTTTATCAAATTATAAAACTTAATCATATAAATTTAATAATTCCCGTCCCAATCAGCAAAGAAAAATATAGATCTAGAGGGTTTAATCAAGTCAATTATATTTTAGATTTACTAAATATTAAATATAAAAAAATCATTAGAAATAAAAACACTTATCCTATGTCATTATTAAAAAGCAATAATGCTAGACACTTAAATATAAAATCTTCTTTTTCAATTCCTTTTAATATTTCAAATAAAAACATATTAATTATAGATGACATAATTACAACTGGAAATACTGTTAAAGAAATAAAAAAAGAAATTCTAAAAAAAGGAAAACCTAATTCTATATTTATTTTTTCTATAGCTGCCGCTAAATCTTTTCATAAAAATATTTCTTCTATTTAG
- the tpiA gene encoding triose-phosphate isomerase: MRKTIIAGNWKMNKTNKETVTILSELKEKIQGIDGTDKIGIVIGTPFTALSDAVKTVENSNIKIAAQNVYPKEAGAYTGEISPAMLKDIGVEYVILGHSERRDYFKESNAFINEKIKCVLSYDMTPIFCIGEQLEDRETEKTNEVITLQIKEGLAGISLEEAKNIIVAYEPVWAIGTGKTATPEIAEETHKEIRKVLKEMFGKVAEEITIQYGGSMKPNNAKELLSQENIDGGLIGGASLNAKDFSDIIKAAL, encoded by the coding sequence ATGAGAAAAACAATTATCGCTGGAAACTGGAAAATGAACAAAACTAACAAAGAAACTGTCACAATTTTAAGTGAGCTTAAAGAAAAGATTCAAGGTATTGATGGAACAGATAAAATAGGAATTGTAATAGGAACACCTTTTACTGCCCTATCTGACGCTGTCAAAACTGTAGAAAATTCTAATATAAAAATAGCTGCTCAAAATGTATATCCTAAAGAAGCAGGAGCTTATACAGGAGAAATTTCTCCCGCAATGTTAAAAGATATTGGTGTAGAATACGTTATTCTTGGACATTCAGAAAGAAGAGATTATTTTAAAGAATCTAATGCTTTTATAAATGAAAAAATAAAATGTGTTTTATCTTATGATATGACACCTATATTTTGTATCGGAGAACAATTAGAGGATAGAGAAACTGAAAAAACTAATGAAGTTATTACTCTTCAAATTAAAGAAGGTTTAGCTGGTATATCTTTAGAAGAAGCTAAAAATATAATTGTAGCTTACGAACCTGTTTGGGCTATTGGAACTGGAAAAACTGCTACACCTGAAATTGCTGAAGAAACTCATAAAGAAATAAGAAAAGTTTTAAAAGAAATGTTCGGGAAAGTTGCTGAAGAAATTACAATTCAATACGGCGGATCTATGAAACCTAATAATGCCAAAGAATTACTTTCTCAAGAAAATATTGATGGTGGACTTATTGGAGGAGCTTCTTTAAATGCTAAAGATTTCTCTGATATTATAAAAGCTGCATTATAA
- the gpmI gene encoding 2,3-bisphosphoglycerate-independent phosphoglycerate mutase — protein sequence MNKKPLMLMILDGWGINECNSCVNAIKSANPKEFTNLISNYPHSKLEASGEAVGLPKGQMGNSEVGHLNIGAGRVIYQPLVKITKDIKTGDFFKKENLVKAFSLAKKNNVSLHLGGLVSDGGVHSHINHIFGLLEMAKKYNLKKVYLHAFLDGRDTPPSSGINFLELVENKMNELGVGKIATISGRYFAMDRDQNWDRTKKAYDNMTLGNGNIALSTKEAISSSYLNHITDEFFEPTVIEKEGLIKENDIFINFNFRPDRARQITRALNDFNFSYFNRNIEPIEVYCMRQYDSTINAPIIYTDSEIINTLGEVVSNAGLKQFRTAETEKYAHVTFFFNGGKENQYPGEDRKLIASPKVATYDLKPEMSAFEVTDAAIEALDSQKYDVFILNFANPDMVGHTGVLEAAEKAISTVDQCMKKIVDKILELDGTVLITADHGNAELMVDPNTKTPYTAHTTNLVPFLYVSNNSKEIKLNDGKLADIAPTMLKILGIKIPTEMTGNILIK from the coding sequence ATGAATAAAAAACCTTTAATGTTAATGATTTTAGATGGTTGGGGAATAAATGAATGTAATTCTTGTGTTAATGCTATTAAAAGTGCCAATCCCAAGGAATTTACAAATTTAATTTCAAACTATCCTCATTCAAAATTAGAAGCTTCAGGAGAAGCTGTTGGACTTCCTAAAGGACAAATGGGAAATTCTGAAGTAGGACATCTTAATATTGGAGCTGGTAGAGTTATATACCAACCTCTTGTTAAAATTACAAAAGACATAAAAACTGGAGATTTTTTTAAAAAAGAAAATTTAGTAAAAGCTTTTTCTTTGGCTAAAAAAAATAATGTTTCTCTTCATCTAGGAGGACTAGTCTCTGATGGAGGAGTTCATTCTCATATAAATCATATTTTTGGATTACTAGAAATGGCCAAAAAATATAATTTAAAAAAAGTCTACCTTCATGCTTTTTTAGATGGTAGAGATACTCCTCCTTCTTCTGGAATTAATTTTTTAGAATTAGTTGAAAATAAAATGAACGAATTAGGAGTTGGAAAAATAGCTACTATTTCAGGAAGATATTTTGCAATGGATAGAGATCAAAATTGGGACAGAACTAAAAAAGCTTATGATAACATGACTCTTGGGAATGGTAATATTGCTTTGTCAACTAAAGAAGCCATTTCTTCTTCTTATTTAAATCATATAACTGACGAATTTTTTGAGCCTACAGTTATAGAAAAAGAAGGTCTTATCAAAGAAAATGATATTTTTATAAATTTTAATTTTAGACCTGATAGAGCTAGACAGATAACTAGAGCTTTAAATGATTTTAATTTTTCTTACTTCAATAGAAACATTGAACCAATAGAAGTTTATTGCATGAGACAGTACGATTCAACTATTAATGCCCCTATTATTTATACGGATTCTGAAATAATAAATACTTTGGGAGAAGTTGTCTCTAATGCTGGATTAAAACAATTTAGAACTGCTGAAACTGAAAAATATGCTCATGTAACTTTTTTCTTTAACGGAGGAAAAGAAAATCAATATCCTGGTGAAGATAGAAAATTAATTGCTTCACCTAAAGTTGCTACTTATGATTTAAAACCTGAAATGTCTGCTTTTGAAGTAACTGATGCCGCTATTGAAGCTTTAGATAGTCAAAAATATGACGTTTTTATTTTAAATTTTGCAAATCCTGATATGGTAGGACATACAGGAGTTTTAGAAGCTGCTGAAAAAGCAATCTCAACAGTTGATCAATGTATGAAAAAAATAGTTGATAAAATCTTAGAACTAGATGGAACTGTTCTTATTACTGCAGATCATGGTAATGCTGAATTAATGGTAGATCCTAACACTAAAACTCCTTATACTGCCCACACTACAAATTTAGTTCCTTTTCTTTATGTTTCTAATAACTCTAAAGAAATTAAATTAAATGATGGTAAACTAGCAGATATTGCTCCAACAATGCTAAAAATACTAGGAATTAAAATTCCTACAGAAATGACTGGAAATATTTTAATTAAATAG
- a CDS encoding thioesterase family protein, which yields MLKEGLKLSHKKIVTPDETAAKAASGTLDVYGTPFLIAFMEKTSLDIVTPFLKDGESTVGISMNMKHVKANKIGDEITCKAELYKIDGKKLTFKVVATHNDKVIGEATHERFIIDIDRFLSKLK from the coding sequence ATGCTTAAAGAAGGATTAAAACTTAGTCACAAAAAAATAGTTACACCTGATGAAACTGCTGCTAAAGCTGCTTCTGGAACTCTAGATGTTTATGGAACACCTTTTCTTATTGCATTTATGGAAAAAACATCACTAGATATTGTCACACCTTTTCTTAAAGATGGAGAATCTACTGTTGGAATTTCTATGAATATGAAACATGTTAAAGCAAATAAAATAGGCGATGAAATTACTTGTAAAGCCGAATTATATAAAATAGACGGTAAAAAACTTACTTTTAAAGTAGTTGCTACTCATAATGATAAAGTTATAGGTGAAGCTACACATGAAAGATTTATTATTGATATTGATAGATTTCTATCTAAATTAAAATAA
- the rplT gene encoding 50S ribosomal protein L20 — MRVKTGVVRRRKHKKILKAAKGFRGASGDVVKQAKQAVMRAMAFSTRDRKVRRRKMRQLWIIRINAGARLNGMTYSTFMNGLKRSGVELDRKVLADMALNNAEGFAKLADAAKAALA, encoded by the coding sequence ATGAGAGTTAAAACTGGTGTAGTAAGAAGAAGAAAGCATAAAAAGATTTTAAAAGCTGCTAAAGGATTCAGAGGAGCTTCTGGAGACGTAGTAAAGCAAGCTAAACAAGCAGTAATGAGAGCAATGGCTTTCTCTACAAGAGATAGAAAAGTAAGAAGAAGAAAAATGAGACAATTATGGATCATTAGAATAAATGCAGGGGCAAGACTAAATGGAATGACTTACTCAACATTTATGAATGGATTAAAAAGATCTGGTGTTGAATTAGATAGAAAAGTTTTAGCAGATATGGCATTAAATAATGCAGAAGGATTTGCAAAATTAGCAGATGCTGCAAAAGCGGCGTTAGCATAG
- the rpmI gene encoding 50S ribosomal protein L35: MPKMKTHRGTAKRVKVTGTGKYVVKHSGKSHILTKKTRKRKNKMKKDFVLLDVYKKHMVSLLPYGTGR, from the coding sequence ATGCCAAAAATGAAAACTCATAGAGGAACAGCAAAAAGAGTGAAAGTAACAGGAACAGGAAAATATGTAGTAAAACATTCAGGAAAAAGTCACATATTAACTAAAAAGACAAGAAAAAGAAAAAATAAAATGAAGAAAGACTTTGTACTTTTAGATGTATATAAAAAGCACATGGTTTCTTTATTGCCATATGGAACAGGAAGATAA
- the infC gene encoding translation initiation factor IF-3 — protein sequence MSAISDKIRINERIRGKEFRIISNSGEQMGIMTASAALNEARKLDLDLVEISPSAKPPVCKIMDYGKYKYEQTRKAKDAKKKQKMVVVKEVKVRTRIDVHDLETKMKNIQKFLEKDNKVKVTLVQFGRERSYEGMGIALLDQIAERFKESADIEKRYRDAQKHLLMTLKK from the coding sequence GTGTCGGCTATTTCTGACAAAATTAGAATTAATGAAAGAATAAGAGGGAAAGAGTTTAGGATTATATCAAATTCAGGAGAACAAATGGGTATAATGACAGCTTCAGCAGCTTTAAATGAAGCTAGAAAATTAGATCTTGACTTGGTTGAGATATCACCATCAGCAAAGCCACCGGTTTGTAAAATAATGGATTATGGTAAGTATAAATATGAACAAACTAGAAAAGCCAAAGATGCTAAAAAGAAACAAAAAATGGTTGTAGTGAAAGAAGTTAAAGTAAGAACTAGAATAGATGTTCACGACCTAGAAACAAAGATGAAAAATATACAAAAATTCTTAGAAAAAGATAATAAAGTAAAAGTTACTTTAGTTCAATTTGGAAGAGAAAGAAGTTATGAAGGTATGGGAATAGCTCTATTAGATCAAATTGCAGAAAGATTTAAAGAGAGTGCGGATATAGAGAAAAGATATAGGGATGCACAAAAACATTTATTGATGACATTAAAGAAGTAG
- the nifU gene encoding Fe-S cluster assembly scaffold protein NifU, which yields MEYTDKVMDHFSNPRNMGVIDNPDGYGKIGNASCGDIMEIFLKIENEIIVDVKFRTFGCASAIASSSVSTEMILGKTVEEALEVTNKKVVEALGGLPAVKMHCSVLAEEAIKAAIEDYLSKKK from the coding sequence ATGGAGTATACAGATAAAGTAATGGATCATTTTAGTAATCCTAGAAATATGGGAGTGATAGATAATCCAGATGGCTATGGGAAAATAGGAAATGCTTCTTGTGGAGATATAATGGAAATTTTTTTAAAAATAGAAAATGAAATTATTGTAGATGTTAAATTTAGAACTTTTGGGTGTGCATCTGCTATAGCATCCTCTTCAGTTTCTACAGAGATGATTCTAGGGAAAACAGTAGAAGAAGCTTTAGAGGTTACTAATAAAAAAGTGGTGGAAGCTTTAGGAGGATTACCAGCAGTAAAAATGCATTGTTCAGTTCTTGCGGAAGAAGCTATAAAAGCAGCAATAGAAGATTATTTATCAAAGAAAAAATAA